The sequence GTACCTAATCATCCCAcactaaaaatttataaaaagaatCTGGATTTTTGATGGGTAATGAAAAAGCTCCACTATAATAGAAGTGACCAATAAAATGTGACATATTGGAATCATTCAAGATAATGAATAATCTACAAATCCTACAAATATCTTATCCTGAAAAACCAGATATCTTATTATAAACCCCCATGAATCACCAAAGATTGATTGAGATGGCCACATGGAGAAGCAACTAAGACTATGATTTTGACTGAGAGAACATGAATGAAACAAACCATACCAGATAGTATTACAACAACTTCCAAAcatgtaaggaaaaaaaaaaacagaaaagatgAAGGTGGTGGAAACCCTAAAAACACACTTACAATTCTTCAAACTCCTAAGTCTATTATTCTTCTTTACTACACATCTTTTCAGCCAAATacataaatttgattaaaatacaacaaagtCAAGTCTTATCTGTACAAGAGAGAAACAAACaagatgtgtgtgtgtgttgcaGATTCACCTTTTGGGATTTGCATTAAGCGACTCCAATGGTGTTGAATGCTGAAtgtcttgaagaagaagaagaagaagaagatggctcATTTATATTGGATAAGGCTAGTGAGAGGCTGAGAGAGATCGGTTCAGGACTAGCTTGCAAAGTAAATGGGACCAGGTTAACTTCTGGTACAAGAGAAGATGGTTGTGATGTGTTCTCCTGCACTTCTTCCATGGGCATGACCTTTTATGAAAAAGCCAAgcaaatatttgttaaaaaaaaaatttttgacCTACCACTAGCTTCAAGGTGAATCATCTGAGTAAGTCACTAGAGTGACAAGAcgattattaaatatttaccGTAGGAATTGTCATGTCAAAAAGGCTAGATCTTCTCCGGCGGCGACGGTTGAGATTACTTCGCCGGAGAAAGTATTTCTGAGCATGACTAGCTACTTGAGTAGACGTTCTGGTCTTGACAAATTTTTGAGATATTCCTTTCCAATTTCCTTTTCCTACTTTCTCCAGCCCAAGCAAGAACAGCTTGTGCTCTTCCTCACTCCATGGGACTCCTGTTTGGAAAAAACAAGAACATACAAACTCTATTTTTATCAGTCGACTGCTCAAAAACATGTCCGAAGATTAGAAACAGATTTGGACAGTACCTCGTTTCCTCTCACGATTAGAAGAAACCGGAACAGCTTCATCCGCGGAAGCGTAACAGGAGTTGGTTTTGTTCTTATCTTGTCTATCTCCATCCTCGCCACCGATCTTTAGGATCTCATCCGTCTGCTTATAATCAGACAAGTTGTTCAAACTCACGCTCTTTCTCATAGGGTCAAGCACAACCCTAACACCGAACAGCATAATCTCTTTACTTATGCCGCACGCGACCGTGTTACTACCGTCGGCCATGATATTCCACGCGCTCCCTCTTTCACCGCAAGGAATCAAAAGTACAGAGCAATAGCAATGGAGTGGTGTGGTGTGTGTGAAATGCCTTCTTGATGAGTTTTATAAGCCAAAAGGCAGGTGGTTCCTTTGTTAAACAATTACATGTTGTAGCTGCTATGATGGTATTATATGCCACGTGTCTAATTTGTCTTTATTAGTTACCTGCATGTCTCTGTACACAGTTAAATACAATTACATCGATGGTGCTTTAACATGATAAAAGTGTAGGTTTATAGTGTACTATACCAATCAGGTCAACTCAATGTCCCCTCCTAAGCGCATGCAACTTGATCTTAGAAAAATAGTCACCTTCTGAAATGATTCTGTGTACTCTCTGctcttataatatatttttacagCTAAACCATTgtactttatttttataaagaaCCATATCTTGTTGATCTATGGGTTTTTCTTAAAAGACGTTACAAGTAATTcctttaaaaattttaacttttaatttcaACATACAATAATATCAGGAAACTAAATGTACACAgttatatataaagtttataaaccaaaatgatttttaaccaaaaatatGATATGTTAGTCGGATTTATTGTCTAAAATTAGTCATAAGACGGTGTTAGGAACTAATTCGACTATGTGAATTCTTTTAGAAGAACGTTAGGATGTGATTTGACGTATAAGCAAATGATTAGATTTATATAATGtcattatttatttgattttagatTCATAGGAATAAATTTAAAGATTTATACCCATAGTTTTGGAAGAACTATATACCCATAGTTTTTGGAAGACAACAGGAACACACAAGGCACTAACATCGGTTAGAAAGCAAAGCCACCATTACTTTTATGCACACAAAGTGGAGACCTAAGTGTACTAGTGTAGTGTGTGAAGCACTAAGGAAGAGCTTTCCTGTCTACTTTCTTTTTAGCAATTTGGATGAGTAGCTTGAGTGACGTTTCCAAAATCCGAAAATATACACAAATATGAGATATATAGAGaggagaagaacaagaagagttTTGCACGATGACCAGTTTCTTTTTATTCTGGGTGGAGTTGTTATGTTCCAATTTAAACTCAGACCAGTGCGTCATTGGTGTGCAATATGTTAGATGTGGAGTCGGAGATAGTGACCGAGAATCAGATGAGGTCATAAGCAAACACTAGAGCTTCAACTAGAGAATCTTGACTGATAGATCCTTTGCATTTGTAACTGAAGCttcaataatatattacataagcATTTAGATCAGGACCAGAGCCGGAAAAATGGTCATTTCGTAACCAACATATCACAATATGTTTAATTCAAACCCGACTTATACCACCGTGCAAAAACATACTTCAACTCTCGAAAATTTCAAATTACATAAATGTTCTTTATCTTTATGGCGAAATCATACATCAGTCGCCACAACAAATGTCATGtcatataattttaatgatgTAGATGTTATGTCAGCCAATTTTGCAGACGAGAATGCCACATGTgcaaaataaaaatcttaaaaaaaaaacaaaatagtttgtaaaaatatttttttagaaaatttaatttataaatttatattatttagtaaaattgacaaaaagaatcaagtaaatattttttaatcttatGTAAGAGATATATTCGTAAATTTCGGATCCTATCACAATACCGTCCTTATAAGAGTTGTATATATGTTGTAGTGATTCAAATTCAATGTTATTGTTGCTTCATAAGtatatatttcttatgtttttcttttaacttttagattttaattcaggttatccgaaccgatccgatatAACCCAAATCTGAACGATATATGGTTACTTTATAGATTCTAGAATATGATACAAAACTGACCGAACCCGATGTGTTACGAATATCTCTCTCATAtaagattaaaatttattatttaattaatttttgttaattttactaaataatataaatttataaattttacattaatatttttattttttaagaattttttgtAGACGTGGCATTTTTATTAGCAAAATTAGCTGTGGTAGTATCTACATCAGCAAAATTAGATGACATAGCAGCTGATCATGTGGCGACTGGTATATGATTTCGCCAAAAAGACAAACAACATGtgtgttatttaaaatttttgaaacttCAGGTGTGTTTTTGCACGGTGGTATAAGTCGGGTATGAATTGAACATATCACGATATATTGGGTATgcaatggtttttttttaattaaacattaaCCTTGAATCATTGATCTCCAAAATTTGTAGAGACTTTTTACAATACAAAccccaaaaatatgaaaattttgttaaggTTTTTAAGAAATGTTTATTCCAAAAATCTCATGCAGTAATAGTAAGCAGAAAGACATATGAATGAACAAATTAATCTATGGCTGCAAAATCGTTGGTCTGACTAATGAttccattaaaaaaaagaattagttggttttgctccaatgtatgtctcaatatttttttctaaaattgaaATTTCAATTATAGAGATGGATTTTATCTAAGTGCATCTCCAATGTatacttttatattttcttctaaaatagaaatctctattatagaggtagaACTGCTCGAATGCATGCATCTATAATAGAGTTCATCTATTTTAGAcaaaaatatagagaaatattttttgtctctatatttagaggtgaaaatatcATATGAGGTGATAATAtcatatctctatattttctcctataaatagagaaattctattatagaggcatacattggagaaaatccacctctataatagaatttctccattttagaagaaaatataaagatagaAATAGAGATgagttggagatggtctaatgtatggctttataatagagtttttctattttagagaaaaatatagaggaatACTACTTTTTGTctctatatttagagatgaaaataacatttttgtctctattttttttataaatagagaAATTCTATTATAGAAGCATACATTAGAGCAAATCCACCTTTATGATAGagattttctatttaaaaagaaaatataaaaataggtTGACAAAAAACGAgtggtatatatataaatgaaaataggGATGGGTTAGAAAtggttgtgttaaaaaaaacaaaagttggCTACTTAGTTGACAGCTTGGAACATCGCTTCTGCATATAAATAAGATGACCATTTAACTTCCTCTACAGCGGCTTGGCAACACAGCAAATTATTATATCACACTTTAAGATTATGTAAAActgttaagcaaaaaaaaaagattaatgtaagacaattttaaaatataatagaaacaaaataatatggTCATATATTCAGGAGAAGTACCTTGTAATAGTAATGGAAAAACTCAGTCTTATGCCTTGCAGTGCAAGGTTGAATCGGTAGGGCAAAAAGCCATATATAACTCACAGTCACACTCCAGCGACACGACGTCGTTTTCGCCATAATAATGACCAATCAAAAAAACAGCAGGCGTAACGCTACGCAAATACACAATCAAACCGGAGTAAACCTACGTGACTACACAATCAAACCGGGGTGAACTTTTCTGAATGAGCATAACCGTGTTTATATAtaatacacacacacaagagTCAGAGAGGCTTGGGTCACAAGGAACGTAGCCAGAGCAGTTTCAGTTTCAGTTCTccatctctccctctctctctctctctctctttctccgaTTAGGGCTTTGCTACTTCTTCAACACTACAACTCTGTGAGCGAGTGCGTCGGTGTTCTTTCTTCTTTCGATAGTCATGGTTGCTGATTCCATCACCGACGATTCTCAACTCTCTCATGGCTCTCCGATCACGAGAGATGTCTTCAAGAAACGAAAGGTGAGCTTTCCCACTCGACTGCGAAGAGATACTCGTAGTTTCATCGTGATTCTTGAATAGTTTCTAGGAGAATTCTTGTTGCGAATCGTCGTCATGGGATGTTGTATGTTTGTTGACTCTTTGATGATTGCAGGCGAATATGTTAAGGAAGCTGAAACATGAGTGCAAGGTTGATGGTGCTCGCCGTCAACAACGTATGTCTGACGTGGAGAAACTTGATTTCATTTGCAGTTCTTGATCAACAATCTtgtgaatgaatgaatgaatgttGATGTCTTGTTTGTTATGATGTTAGGGACTGTTGAAGACGACGATGAGACTGTTGTTCTCTCTGGCAACTATAGCGATGATGATTACAGCGACGCCTTAAGCATGTtcaacgaagaagaagatccaAGCGAGAGTAACAACAAGTCTACTTCTACAACTGAAAAGCCAGAACCTCCTTCACCAGAAGAAAAGGCTACCGATGGGGAGAAAGAAGGTGGTCTTTGTCCCCTTTGCGCTGAAAAGATGGATGCAACGGATCTACTCTTCGAACAATGTGCTTCTTGCGAGTATAAGATGTGTCTCTTCTGCTATAACAATATCAATGAAAGCACCCGAGTTTGCCCAGGTTGCAGGAAGAAGTATGAGAAGCAGACAAGTGGTAACAGCGGAGAAGTGAGTTTCCAGCGACGTGGTGGTGACCCAATCCCTTTGTCTTCATCGTTTCAAGCACTTAATGATAGTGCTTAAAAGatcgagagagaaagaagattatGGAGAAAAGAGAGTTTCAATGAAACGTCAATaggtttttctcttttttttttgtttgttgccTTAGTGTGTCCCAGTTTCACCAGGAACAATAGCTTTGTGGGTTTTTGTTTAGGTTATCTCGGAAAATATCATTCCATTACATACGCTGTGAATCATGTACATAGAAATAAAACCATGTTACAGTGTTCTCTATTATTCAATTCAGGAAATGGTTATATGGATATAACAAAAACAGAGGAAATGATTGGTTCTTAAATGAAGTTGTGAGCAATGAGTTATGTATTTGGCTTTGTGTGTTGTTACTTGTCACTCACATTTGAATTTTGAGTTGACCTGTTGTGATTTTGATGGTACTTTCCAGAAGCTTGTAGACATTATCTGCACTGGATTCTTCAAATTGGTTGAGAAGGGAAGGGTGGAAATATTATGATTAGAATGGATCAGAACACTGTCTTTGAAACTGCCAAACTAAACAAGTGTTTTATTATCTATCATAAGCCAAAACTTCAGTGCCTTTTACAGTAGCTGTGACCGAGTATAGGTGATGGTACTATCTGATACAAAGTTGGATGTAAATTATAAATGTGAATGAGTTCACCAGTAAACATCAAATCTTGGGGGGAGATGGTATTGGCTCCCCTTGGGGTTGGTTCCTTTTTCTCCAATTACAAGATTATCTCATCTTGAACACTGACGTTGAGAGTCTTGTTTGGAAGAACAATACTGCTGGTCACCACAACCTCGTCTTCAACTGCCACCGAGTCTCCTGAAACAATATATTTCAAGTTAGCTTTCTGTCTATAAGTAGATTTTGCTGTCTGTCTGTAATGAAATGAGGAATACCGAGAATTGTAACTCCAAGTTTGGAATTGTAGACTCCCTCAGCCTGTGTAATCAACAAAGTAATAACTTCAGGTTCAAGATTGTAAAGCACACACCAAACATAAACAGGATAAGGAGAGGAGAGAAACATGCCTGGACACGGGACCATCTCCCGATTGAAGATTTCCAACCGACGATAGCATTTGTCACCACTGCATTCTCCTGTGTAAACAGTCACTCAAGAGTCAACCTCAAGAGAAGTTTAGTCATTAATGTAAAGAAGACATACCATGATCTCAACGTCGTCAAGGATGATACAGCTGATAAGCCTGACTCCGGGTCCAACACGAGCATTTGCAGAGATTGAGACGTTGGGACCAATCTGTTAAAATAGACCAAACAGAGTGTAAAAGTTGCTTCAACAAGGGACAACACCAGAGGGTTACTTTTACCTTTGCAGTTGGGTGTACTTTTGCAGAAGGATGTATGTAAACATCACCAATCACTATGGCACTCTTTGTTCCATCACCACTAGCCAACATGTGGGGAGAGGTTAACCGGAACTGGGATAGATAAAGTTCCGAGCATCTCAGCGACATTCTGAGCAAAAGTCAACTCATAAGTCAACGACATAACACTTTCCCTGTTTCAGTTCCTGCTAAGGCTACGATtttgaaccgaactgaacccACCGACCAAAATTTTCGGTTATTCGATTCGGtaggttttctaaaaaaaaaaactgtggtTTTCAGTTCAGCAATCGGTTACTTTgtctttcttaaaaaaaaaaaaaaattataaccatACCATGCTAAAAATCCGAACAAAACTAACCAAATTTCAAACGGAAATAACCGAATTTATCcacaattttaacaaaattaaactaaaatataaccATAATCAAAAACTTTGGcggtaaattttcaaaaaacagACTAACCAATACCGAATCAAACTTTATTTCGGGTTAATTCTGTAAAATTTATGTtgaaccaaactaaccaaaaaccaaactaCCCCAACCCGTAGGCCTAGTTGCTGCTAAACATTTGTGTCCACTACTTGAAGCTTAAAAGAAGTATATGGAAAGGCAAGGCAAAAGGCATACCCAGGAGATTTAATCTGCTCCCAAAAATCCATAGTCTCGTAAGTATAGAGCTGTTTCTTCCCAGCTAAAGGTGAAAGGATGTCTTGATCCAGTCTAACAAAATCTGCCGGGATCCTATTATAAAAAAGGGTGGAAAACATATCGATTCAAATTCAAAGGCTATTCCAGTTATATATGAAGAGATAATCAACAAACCTTGTTGCTGGTTGAAGAGCTTCATAGCTGGAAACACGTCTCAGAGTCGCTAATGCAAAAACAAAAGGGAACAAGAAGTGATGTTGCGTACTACTAAGAGAAGGAAGCATAGACTATGTTGTAAGATCTTTGTGACTGCTTTTACCTGTGTCATTCCTTTGAGAGGAAACA comes from Brassica rapa cultivar Chiifu-401-42 chromosome A02, CAAS_Brap_v3.01, whole genome shotgun sequence and encodes:
- the LOC103852923 gene encoding transcription factor MYB1R1, which translates into the protein MADGSNTVACGISKEIMLFGVRVVLDPMRKSVSLNNLSDYKQTDEILKIGGEDGDRQDKNKTNSCYASADEAVPVSSNRERKRGVPWSEEEHKLFLLGLEKVGKGNWKGISQKFVKTRTSTQVASHAQKYFLRRSNLNRRRRRRSSLFDMTIPTVMPMEEVQENTSQPSSLVPEVNLVPFTLQASPEPISLSLSLALSNINEPSSSSSSSSRHSAFNTIGVA
- the LOC103853412 gene encoding uncharacterized protein LOC103853412, with the translated sequence MVADSITDDSQLSHGSPITRDVFKKRKANMLRKLKHECKVDGARRQQRTVEDDDETVVLSGNYSDDDYSDALSMFNEEEDPSESNNKSTSTTEKPEPPSPEEKATDGEKEGGLCPLCAEKMDATDLLFEQCASCEYKMCLFCYNNINESTRVCPGCRKKYEKQTSGNSGEVSFQRRGGDPIPLSSSFQALNDSA
- the LOC103852926 gene encoding mannose-1-phosphate guanyltransferase alpha, whose protein sequence is MGSSTEEKVVAVILVGGPTKGTRFRPLSLNIPKPLFPIAGQPMVHHPISACKRIPNLAQVYLVGFYEEREFALYVSAISNELKVPVRYLREDKPHGSAGGLYHFRNLIMEDNPSHIFLLNCDVCCSFPLPEMLEAHRKYGGIGTLLVIKVSPESASQFGELVADPVTNELLHYTEKPETFVSDRINCGVYVFTPEIFTAIRDVSSQRNDTATLRRVSSYEALQPATRIPADFVRLDQDILSPLAGKKQLYTYETMDFWEQIKSPGMSLRCSELYLSQFRLTSPHMLASGDGTKSAIVIGDVYIHPSAKVHPTAKIGPNVSISANARVGPGVRLISCIILDDVEIMENAVVTNAIVGWKSSIGRWSRVQAEGVYNSKLGVTILGDSVAVEDEVVVTSSIVLPNKTLNVSVQDEIIL